In Nicotiana tabacum cultivar K326 chromosome 11, ASM71507v2, whole genome shotgun sequence, a single window of DNA contains:
- the LOC107794314 gene encoding uncharacterized protein LOC107794314, translating to MAKEFNVPPVVFPSGGNPGPQQRRLPTAPFQPPKSSNPSIPFMSFDVGSAAASTSFSTPQFASTTIGGGSTGFEDEPPLLEELGINTKQIYQKTLSILNPFRVKSDLHEDADLSGPFIFLMAFGLFQLLAGKLHFGIILGWVIMASLFLYVVFNMLAGRNGNLDLYRCVSLIGYCMLPIVILSAISLFLPGGLVIKVVTGVFVIWSTRVCTRLVVELASCGDEHRGLIAYACFLIYMLFSLLVIF from the coding sequence ATGGCGAAAGAGTTCAACGTCCCGCCGGTGGTTTTTCCGTCGGGCGGAAACCCCGGTCCACAACAACGTCGACTTCCAACGGCGCCGTTTCAGCCGCCGAAATCATCAAACCCTAGCATACCTTTCATGTCCTTCGATGTAGGATCTGCAGCTGCTTCCACTTCATTTTCCACTCCTCAATTCGCCTCCACCACAATCGGCGGCGGTTCGACGGGTTTCGAAGACGAGCCGCCGTTACTCGAAGAGCTAGGAATTAACACAAAACAAATTTACCAAAAAACCCTCAGTATTCTCAATCCCTTCCGCGTCAAATCAGATCTTCACGAAGACGCTGATCTGTCCGGGCCTTTTATATTTCTCATGGCATTTGGGCTTTTTCAATTACTTGCAGGAAAGCTTCATTTTGGAATTATATTAGGCTGGGTTATAATGGCTTCGTTGTTTCTTTACGTAGTGTTCAATATGCTCGCGGGCCGAAATGGGAATTTGGATTTATACAGGTGTGTTAGCCTGATCGGTTACTGTATGTTGCCTATTGTGATTTTGTCCGCGATCTCGTTGTTTTTGCCTGGTGGATTGGTGATTAAAGTGGTGACTGGAGTTTTCGTGATATGGTCCACCCGGGTTTGCACTAGGCTCGTGGTTGAACTGGCATCTTGTGGGGATGAACATCGTGGCCTGATCGCGTATGCCTGTTTCTTAATTTACATGCTCTTCTCTTTGCTAGTGATATTTTGA